The nucleotide window CCAGGTATATATCCCATCAGGTAGAGCAAAAGGGTATTTACTTGGCTTGATGATAACACCTACAAAAATTGTGAccaaaggacaaaaaaaaaagataaaatgccatcaacataaaaaaaaacccagccaaTGTGTAGTCGGTAGGTTTTATTTAGAACCTGAGTCAACAACCGATCAAAAGGCTGCAAAAGAATTGTGCAGAAATCAAAAAGGTAAACGCTTCTCATGGTATACCCTAATTTGAGTCAAACTATAAGCTGTGTGTGTTGTTTTATAGTCAAGGCTGTATTTCCAATATCCTAACTGTTCTAAATGTTTTGGCTTCTGTGTTACCATGAGCATCATGTATGTCTTTAAGCCTGGGTAAAGGAAAATAAGTTGACCTATTAGAAGGGTTGACGGCTCTGTCGTCTACACAAAATCTTAATTTCCCGATTTTCATCATAAATTGAAATTTCAAGTCTTAGACTGTGTTGTTGCAGATAAAGTCGGGATTATGAcgcatatcaattatattttaatataacacCAGTTTTAAACAGGACTgatggaatatatatataacgaaTAAGATAGTAAGATAcatggcaaattaaaaaaaaacaaacaatatgtatTATGAAGAACAGCTGACTTTTAACTGTTTTGACCATTCTGGAGGAGATGATGCAAATCCTAAAGCCTCAGCTTCGTCTTGGTATTTAAATGGTCTCTCTAATATCTTCAAAACTCGGTTTAAATATGTAAAATCGTTTTTCTCAACCTTTTCTATTACACTTTGTGCAATCCAGTTTCTAAGTATATATCGTGGGTTTGTATTGAGCATTATTTCTTGTCGTTCGTCTTCAGATTTTTGTTCTCTAAAAGATCGTTCTTTGTACATAGATATCCATTCTGTGTACCATTTatgctttgataattttttcaatGCCCAATAGAAGCTAGTGATTCCATAATCATTCAGCTTGTCGATAGGTAACTCTCCAAGTTGTCTAAATGTCATAGTGAAATCCGACTTAGTATCCGACATCATTTTTAACAAAATGGCTATCAGCTGCTCATCTTCTTCAATATTCTTAATATCAAACGTCAAACCTAACTTTTTAAGaaacaatttcaaaaattttgttttataaatatcaatataccCGTTTAGAATTTGGCCAGCTTGTTTCCTTTGTTGTTGTGTTAATAATGGTTCCAAAGCTGCTCTTAGTTTATTAAGATTGAAGTAACCAACATCAGGTTGCTTCTCATAACTATAGCGACCTTCGTCGTCTGAAGTATTTGGGACAAAGTCTGGATTATATTC belongs to Mytilus edulis unplaced genomic scaffold, xbMytEdul2.2 SCAFFOLD_1398, whole genome shotgun sequence and includes:
- the LOC139506612 gene encoding protein adenylyltransferase SelO-like — encoded protein: MVFNFPFASILGIPTSRAATLLVSDDPVVRDMFYDGHRRTERGAIVMRLAESWFRIGSLEILTDSKEFDLLKNLTDFVISHYFKTINLSSADRYLEFFSTVVKQTADMIVLWQSVGFTHGVCNTDNFSLLSITIDYGPFGFMEEYNPDFVPNTSDDEGRYSYEKQPDVGYFNLNKLRAALEPLLTQQQRKQAGQILNGYIDIYKTKFLKLFLKKLGLTFDIKNIEEDEQLIAILLKMMSDTKSDFTMTFRQLGELPIDKLNDYGITSFYWALKKLSKHKWYTEWISMYKERSFREQKSEDERQEIMLNTNPRYILRNWIAQSVIEKVEKNDFTYLNRVLKILERPFKYQDEAEALGFASSPPEWSKQLKVSCSS